The proteins below are encoded in one region of Sphingobium yanoikuyae:
- a CDS encoding recombinase family protein, producing the protein MARPRKPKVQSPARGRPVGGEKAVLYARVSTAEQEKEGFSIDAQVALVREYAERMGFVIAGQYVDVETAKKTGRTQFEAMLKYLRSHPGVRNLLVEKTDRLYRNIKDWVTLDGFDIELHLVKEGTVLSRDSRSSEKFMHGIKVLMAKNYVDNLSEEARKGMLEKAKQGIWPSQAPLGYLNVVGPHGKKIIVPDPELGPIVQRVFEWFETGDYALKEVTQKARDAGLRYRRSQRPVGNSTIHYMLRNRLYAGAFEWSGRLYQGTHDPLVTRETWENVQEVLDGRSASNVRAEALRFAFTGLITCGHCGCAVVAQMQRGRYIYYHCSGFRQKCPEKYVREEALALAFSEQLARLRLDDEIFSLIERAIRESHSDKSRERVETIARLRLEADRLQERLDKLYIDHLDGRITADMHDRMSATWREERAGCQRRIDVLHNAEDAYVEDGIALLNLGRKAHATFSLQSPSSKNSALNLLVLNSTWANGQLHVTFREPFDMLEEIGSGNPPTEPPTGSGGSGVSSWLPE; encoded by the coding sequence ATGGCTCGTCCCCGTAAACCCAAAGTGCAATCGCCTGCCCGGGGTCGCCCCGTCGGAGGTGAAAAAGCTGTCCTCTATGCTCGCGTCTCCACGGCGGAGCAGGAGAAGGAAGGCTTCTCGATCGACGCCCAGGTTGCTCTGGTCCGGGAGTATGCCGAGCGCATGGGGTTCGTCATCGCCGGCCAGTATGTCGATGTGGAGACAGCCAAAAAGACCGGCCGAACGCAATTCGAGGCGATGCTCAAATACCTTCGGAGCCATCCCGGGGTGCGCAACCTGCTGGTGGAAAAGACGGATCGGCTCTATCGGAACATCAAGGATTGGGTGACCCTCGACGGGTTCGACATCGAATTGCATCTCGTCAAAGAAGGAACGGTCCTCTCCCGCGACTCGCGGTCATCCGAAAAGTTCATGCATGGGATCAAAGTCCTCATGGCCAAGAACTATGTCGATAACCTGTCGGAGGAGGCTCGTAAGGGCATGCTAGAGAAGGCGAAGCAGGGCATCTGGCCTTCGCAGGCTCCACTCGGCTACCTCAATGTCGTCGGTCCACATGGGAAGAAAATCATCGTCCCCGACCCCGAGCTTGGCCCCATCGTACAGCGCGTTTTCGAATGGTTTGAAACCGGTGATTATGCTCTGAAGGAGGTCACCCAGAAAGCCAGAGACGCGGGGCTCAGATATCGTCGGAGCCAGCGGCCGGTCGGGAACAGCACAATCCACTACATGCTCCGAAACCGGCTTTATGCCGGCGCCTTCGAGTGGTCCGGCCGCTTGTACCAAGGCACTCACGATCCCTTGGTGACTCGTGAGACCTGGGAGAATGTGCAGGAGGTTCTCGACGGGCGTAGCGCGAGCAATGTCCGAGCCGAGGCTTTGCGTTTCGCATTCACCGGCCTCATCACCTGTGGGCACTGCGGATGCGCCGTCGTTGCGCAGATGCAACGTGGACGGTACATCTATTACCATTGCTCGGGCTTCAGGCAGAAGTGTCCTGAAAAATATGTTCGTGAAGAGGCCCTGGCATTAGCCTTCTCGGAGCAACTTGCTCGGTTGCGCTTGGATGACGAGATTTTCTCACTGATCGAACGCGCGATTCGCGAATCGCATTCCGACAAGAGTCGGGAGCGGGTTGAGACAATCGCCCGTTTGCGTCTCGAAGCGGACCGATTGCAGGAACGTCTCGACAAGCTCTACATCGATCATCTTGATGGCCGGATCACGGCTGACATGCACGACCGAATGTCTGCAACGTGGCGTGAGGAACGGGCAGGGTGCCAGCGCCGGATCGACGTGCTGCATAATGCCGAAGATGCATATGTCGAAGACGGGATCGCGTTGCTCAACCTCGGTCGGAAGGCGCACGCAACCTTCAGTTTACAGTCCCCAAGCAGCAAAAATTCGGCATTAAATCTGTTGGTTTTGAACAGTACATGGGCGAACGGCCAACTGCACGT
- the mobF gene encoding MobF family relaxase, with translation MINPIRLKGKPANIARYYTVGDYYTKGSEEHSEWGGKIAAELGLEGNVDPSVFKELLAGKVGDQQLGRRRKDGQIQHHPGWDFAVNAPKSVSIMALVAGDERVIEAHEQAVTVALSYLEEHALMRHRVDGEVTEKTTGRLIWARFTEHASRELDPHLHTHVVVMNITDEQDGAKKVSLETRAMFAEQMTAGQVYRNELAHLLRERGYDVEFDPRQGLFEIRGVPKGLITDMSQRAEQIEAHAKEHGLHGQAERQKAFYATRGPKQKVSLEELHERWDGRLGQHAEAVKDTRADAEKIGERPIEVDASTAARAMLFGIRQSEGKEAVNNLGRLLQTALASHVGEVRLSDVRPVVEEHQERAKLFETRHRTGDEIHTRGRTTRKTARLEIALSDQLALALNDARPLASVEALRDAGIARDLKSEQRTALLHIGTSDHRVVAVHGVAGAGKSTIIGALREAVGEGATLIALAPTSSAAAELGQKASIESRTVASLLATGGAKLDDSHVLVVDEAGQLGNRQAIRLLEISRATGARLILLGDTRQTGAIEQGKPFWLMMRLGMPKAELKDPIRQEADGITKAVRLARLQNYDGSLGALDNVMTGEGGEKLAVMLVADWVRLTPDQRDKTNILVLDNASRLIVNTKIRESLKTEGAIAAEDARLSILSPSGMTDQEKHFARFYTRGQVVTFSRDNVGLGIAREAEYRVVGVGRDARGRQTVNLVDEHGRTIEWDPRLGRASQINVFQEEKRDLAAGDRIQWRLVNKVLELKNAERGTVERLDGAVAKIRWDRDGRSQEVDLSRYKNWDHGYGETVYSAQSKTYDRVYVLAPVNSPLVTGQNYYTAITRARFGASLWTENRERLVEKLKLRSGEKTSSLQGLGRVERDSIKGRQDRHGERWDRLREEQHSEREARKEGLAAQRDPAAPSPPNGLAERIAHRAQSTASFLDRWIISLLDRSSQRGDATGERSGTPTPQSAAESQHTSAPDHGVGHDR, from the coding sequence ATGATCAATCCGATCCGCCTTAAGGGCAAACCCGCCAACATCGCCCGCTATTACACGGTTGGCGATTACTACACCAAAGGCTCCGAAGAGCATTCCGAATGGGGTGGCAAGATCGCCGCCGAGCTCGGCTTGGAAGGCAATGTCGACCCCTCCGTCTTCAAGGAACTGCTCGCGGGCAAGGTCGGTGATCAGCAACTGGGTCGTCGCCGGAAGGATGGGCAGATCCAGCATCATCCGGGATGGGACTTCGCCGTCAATGCTCCCAAATCGGTCTCGATCATGGCGCTGGTGGCGGGCGATGAGCGGGTCATCGAGGCGCATGAGCAAGCCGTCACGGTGGCGCTCTCGTATCTCGAAGAGCATGCGCTCATGCGCCACCGTGTCGACGGGGAAGTAACCGAGAAGACGACCGGGCGGCTTATCTGGGCGCGCTTCACCGAGCATGCCTCCAGGGAACTCGACCCCCATCTCCACACCCATGTCGTCGTCATGAACATTACCGACGAACAGGATGGCGCGAAGAAGGTCAGCCTCGAAACGCGCGCGATGTTCGCCGAGCAGATGACGGCTGGGCAGGTCTATCGGAACGAACTGGCACATCTCCTCCGCGAGCGCGGCTACGATGTCGAGTTTGACCCACGTCAGGGCCTCTTCGAGATCAGGGGCGTCCCCAAGGGCCTGATCACTGACATGTCGCAACGGGCCGAACAGATTGAGGCACATGCCAAGGAGCATGGCCTCCACGGGCAGGCGGAGCGGCAGAAGGCGTTCTATGCAACGCGTGGACCGAAGCAGAAAGTCTCGCTGGAGGAGCTTCACGAACGGTGGGACGGGCGGCTCGGTCAACATGCCGAAGCGGTGAAGGACACGCGTGCCGACGCCGAGAAAATCGGTGAGCGGCCAATCGAGGTCGACGCTTCGACCGCAGCGCGGGCAATGCTGTTCGGTATCCGCCAATCGGAAGGCAAAGAGGCAGTCAACAACCTCGGGCGGCTGTTGCAGACGGCTCTGGCCTCGCATGTCGGCGAGGTTCGCCTCTCCGATGTGCGGCCCGTTGTCGAGGAGCATCAGGAACGGGCCAAGCTCTTCGAAACTCGCCATCGCACCGGTGACGAGATCCATACCCGTGGTCGCACGACACGCAAGACGGCGCGCCTTGAAATCGCGCTGTCCGATCAATTGGCGCTCGCGCTCAACGACGCCCGGCCGTTGGCGTCAGTTGAGGCTTTGCGCGATGCCGGGATCGCTCGCGATCTGAAATCTGAGCAAAGAACTGCGCTCCTCCATATCGGCACCTCCGATCATAGGGTGGTCGCGGTGCATGGCGTTGCCGGCGCGGGTAAGTCGACGATTATTGGCGCCTTGCGTGAAGCTGTGGGCGAGGGGGCGACGCTGATCGCCCTCGCTCCCACCTCGTCCGCTGCCGCTGAACTGGGGCAAAAGGCCAGTATCGAATCGCGTACCGTGGCGAGCCTGCTTGCCACGGGCGGAGCCAAACTCGATGATAGCCATGTCCTGGTGGTTGACGAGGCCGGCCAACTTGGCAACCGTCAGGCGATCCGACTGCTCGAAATCAGCCGTGCCACTGGAGCCCGCCTGATCCTGCTAGGCGATACCCGCCAGACGGGTGCGATTGAGCAGGGCAAGCCCTTCTGGTTGATGATGCGGCTGGGCATGCCCAAGGCGGAACTCAAGGATCCGATTCGGCAGGAAGCCGACGGCATCACTAAGGCCGTCCGGCTTGCCCGTCTTCAGAATTATGATGGTTCGCTCGGCGCCTTGGACAACGTCATGACGGGCGAGGGCGGGGAGAAGCTGGCTGTCATGCTCGTGGCTGATTGGGTGCGGCTGACGCCCGACCAGCGCGACAAGACCAACATCCTCGTTCTCGACAATGCCAGCCGTCTCATCGTCAACACGAAGATCCGCGAGTCCCTCAAGACGGAGGGCGCGATCGCGGCCGAGGACGCCCGACTGTCGATACTGTCGCCGTCGGGCATGACAGACCAGGAGAAGCATTTCGCGCGCTTCTATACCCGCGGCCAGGTCGTGACGTTTTCGCGCGACAATGTCGGATTGGGGATCGCACGCGAAGCCGAGTACAGGGTGGTCGGGGTAGGGCGAGATGCTCGCGGCCGTCAGACGGTCAATCTGGTCGACGAGCATGGTCGGACGATCGAATGGGATCCCCGCCTCGGTCGGGCATCCCAGATCAATGTGTTCCAGGAGGAGAAGCGGGACCTTGCCGCTGGCGATCGCATCCAGTGGCGCCTGGTCAACAAGGTTCTGGAACTCAAGAATGCCGAGCGGGGCACCGTGGAGCGTCTTGACGGTGCCGTTGCTAAGATACGCTGGGACCGGGACGGGCGAAGCCAGGAAGTCGATCTCTCCCGGTACAAAAATTGGGATCACGGCTACGGCGAGACCGTCTACTCAGCCCAGTCCAAGACCTATGATCGGGTCTATGTCCTGGCACCGGTCAACTCCCCGCTGGTCACGGGCCAGAACTATTACACCGCGATCACCCGCGCGCGATTCGGAGCAAGTCTCTGGACGGAGAATCGGGAACGACTCGTCGAGAAGCTGAAGCTGCGGTCCGGCGAGAAAACGTCCTCGCTACAGGGGCTGGGACGAGTCGAGCGCGATAGCATCAAGGGCAGACAAGACCGTCACGGTGAGCGCTGGGACCGTTTGCGCGAGGAGCAGCACTCGGAGCGAGAAGCAAGGAAAGAAGGCCTAGCGGCTCAGCGTGATCCTGCCGCTCCGTCTCCTCCCAACGGGTTGGCCGAACGCATTGCACATCGCGCGCAGTCGACCGCCAGCTTTCTGGATCGATGGATCATCTCACTGCTCGATCGAAGTTCCCAGCGTGGGGATGCGACAGGTGAGCGTTCGGGAACGCCAACCCCGCAATCCGCAGCTGAATCGCAGCATACTTCCGCCCCTGATCATGGAGTTGGCCATGATCGTTAA